AGCTCCGTAAGGAGCCACAAAGTCAACCAAGCCATCTAATTCACGGCGTGGAATGCTGGCATATCCTTTGACGTTAATGGCTTTAACTTGTCCGCCATTTTGCAGTACGCTTTCAAAAACTTTAAAATTCGAACCACTCACAACTTCGGATACATTAATAAGCTCCATCCCAAAACGCAAATCTGGTTTATCTGATCCGTAACGGCTCATCGCCTCATCGTAGGTCATGCGCAGCATGGGAGCGGCAATAGACTCGCCCAGTGCTTCCTGGAAAAGATGGGCTACCAAACGTTCCATCATCGACAAAATTTGTTCTCTATCAATAAAGGACATCTCTACATCCAGTTGGGTAAATTCTGGTTGCCGGTCAGCACGCAAATCTTCATCACGGAAACAGCGTACGATTTGGAAATATTTTTCCATGCCAGCTACCATCAGCAGTTGCTTGAATAGCTGAGGAGACTGCGGCAGCGCATAGAAGCGACCTGGATTTACACGGCTGGGTACAAGGTAATCGCGAGCGCCTTCAGGAGAACTTTTCGTTAACATAGGCGTTTCCACTTCACAGAAGCCCTGATTATCAAAAAAGTCGCGCATGGCTTTGGTCACGCGATGGCGCAACATTAAATTGCGTTGCATTTCCGGCCGCCGCAGATCCAAATAACGATATTTCAGGCGTACCATTTCATCGACATCTACATCATCTTGAATGTAGAATGGAGGCGTTTTAGCGGCATTGAGAATGCGCAATTCCCGGCAAAACACTTCAATAGCGCCGGTGTCCATGTTGGAGTTAACCGTTGCCGCATCGCGGTTGCGAACTTCCCCTTTTACAGCTAAAACAAATTCGGAACGTACGGTTTCTGCTTTGCGAAAAGCCTCTTCGCCTACTTCTGGTGCAAAAACCAGTTGCACCATGCCGGAGCGGTCCCGGAGATCCACGAAAATCAAGCCGCCGTGATCGCGACGTCTAGCGGCCCAGCCGCAAAGGATGACCTCTTGTCCCTGGTGATTTTCCCTTAAATCGTTACAGCTGTGTGTACGCACCCAGCCTGTCATTGTATCTAACATCGTGCTATTCCCCCATCTCTTCTTTTATAGCGCCAATTGCTTCCTTGGCACTTACCAACCGCTGCTCGCCAGTTTCCAGATCCTTTAGCTGAACCTGCTGACTGGCACATTCTTCCTCGCCCAATAGTAGTGCAAAGCGCGCTTTTTGACGATTAGCTTGTTTGAGCTGCGCCTTGAGGCTGCGTCCCAGAAAATCCATGTCTGCAGTCAGACCTTCTTTACGCAGTTGCAGCAGCAACGCAAAGGCCGGCGGCGTTTGTTCCTTCCCTAAAGGTGCAATAAACACATCGCTGTGACGAGTTGTAGCTGGAAGCAGATCCTGCTTTTCTAAGGCCAGCAGCAAACGTTCCAAGCCGACAGCAAAGCCAATACCAGGAGTATCTGGACCGCCGCACTGGGATACAAGCCCGTCATAGCGTCCGCCGCCGCAGACGGCGCTTTGCGCTCCCAAAGGAGCATACTGAATTTCAAAAGCAGTTTTTGTATAATAATCAAGGCCGCGTACCAAATTGGTGTTGATACTATACGAAATATCTGCAGCTTCCAGTAACGCTTTTAAGCCGGTAAAATGATCATGGCACTCTGGGCAGAGACATTCCAGCATTTGTGGCGCCCCTTGGCTGGCCTGACGGCAAGCTTCGCTCTTGCAGTCTAAAATGCGCATAGGATTACGGTCAAAGCGACTTTTACAGTCCGAACACAGCGAATCCAACTGCGGTCGCAAATAGCTCTGCAGAGCTTCCCGGTAAGCAGGCCGACACGTCGGGCAACCTACAGAGTTAATGAACAACGTGAGTTCTGTAAGCCCTAACCCCTGAAAAAGATGTATGGCTAAAGCAATGGCTTCCGCATCCACTGTCGGTGCTGCTGCTCCGAGAACTTCTACGCCAAATTGATGAAATTGACGATACCGGCCTGCTTGAGGACGGTCATAGCGAAACATAGGACCCAAGTAAAAAAGTTTTGTAGGTTGTTCGGCTTCGCCGTACAGCTTGTTTTCCAGATACGCCCGCACAACGGAAGCTGTGTTTTCCGGTCGGAGAGTCAGACTGCGCTCACCGCGGTCAGTAAAAGTGTACATTTCTTTTTCCACCACATCGGTGGTCTCGCCAATCCCCCGAATGAACAACTCAGTATGTTCGAAAACAGGTGTGCGAATTTCTTGGTAGCCAAAGCGGCTGCACAACTGGCGTATGATTTTCTCTAATTCTTGCCATTGTGCGCTAGCCGCAGGCAAAATGTCTTTAGTACCTCGAGGTGCGCTTGTCAGCAAAGTGGTCACTTCCTTTCCGCAAGACGCATGAACGCGTCTTCGCGGTTTGCAATGTAGCGATCGATATCGCGTATATAGCAGTCTACCTGCTTGGCATGGTAACAATTATGCAGTCGATAACCGTCCGGTTCAACAATTTTACTTGTTGCATGAGGGCCAATGCCTAAGATGCTTTGGCGCTCTTCAATGACGCGAATATTATAAGCGCATTCGCTTCCTGTTTTAGCGTAGCCGATATTTTCAAATTGACCTGCCATCTGCTTTTGACGATAAAGATAATAGGGTGTCATCCCCATAGCTCTAGCACCCTTTCGCGAGGCTTCAATCATCTCGGCCACCGCAGTGGCGTCAGGCAACGGTACGTCTTCTTGCAAAAGCAGCTTTTCCGCCAAGGCGGAGCCGCGCTTGAGAGCCAACGTATGAACCGTCAAGCTTTCCGGGGAAAGTTTGGCAATTTCCTGCAGCGTATACTGCACATCGGCCGGCGTTTCGCCAGGCAAGCCCAGAATAATATCCATGTTTATATTGCTAAAACCGTTTTGCCGCAAAGAGGCGAACATTTCTATTATATCCTGTACACTATGCTTCCGTCCAATCCTTTGCAGCGTTTTTTCTTGCATTGATTGCGGATTTAAGCTTAAACGCGAAATAGGAAATCCTTTGAGAACGGCAATCTTCGCTGCATTCAAACTGTCTGGACGTCCGGCTTCCACTGTCCATTCCCCTAGATTCGGATTGCCTAAATACTCTAGAATCCAAGAAAACAGTTGCTCCAGCTCCTTGGCAGGCAGACTCGTCGGTGTGCCGCCGCCAATATAGAGGGTTTCCATCTGTAATTGCTGCTGACGCAAAAGACGTCCGGCGCTCACAATATCCGCCTTAAGAGCTTGCATGAAAAGCTGCAATTTTTCTTGTGGCGGCAATACAAAAGAAGGAAAAGAACAGTATAAGCAGCGGCTGGGACAAAAAGGAATTCCGATATATACGCCAACAGAACGGGGCGTTTCCGGCGGTAAGATAGCTCGCTGTCGAAACGCAATTTCCATCAGCAGCGCTGCTTTTTCCGGTGCTGCCAAGTATTCCTTCTCGAAAGCC
This genomic window from uncultured Anaeromusa sp. contains:
- the hemZ gene encoding coproporphyrinogen dehydrogenase HemZ, translating into MTLDGYIRTTADQGDARAVQDVMSLYGIPLVKEATANTLVVASEVLPERVNTSLAWQGHTWRETHEIVFFHEQDQAAPGRVVRRNLALLLEQAVHLPRSSWGTLRGVRPGKIVRRLLDEGYTKADIAAAFEKEYLAAPEKAALLMEIAFRQRAILPPETPRSVGVYIGIPFCPSRCLYCSFPSFVLPPQEKLQLFMQALKADIVSAGRLLRQQQLQMETLYIGGGTPTSLPAKELEQLFSWILEYLGNPNLGEWTVEAGRPDSLNAAKIAVLKGFPISRLSLNPQSMQEKTLQRIGRKHSVQDIIEMFASLRQNGFSNINMDIILGLPGETPADVQYTLQEIAKLSPESLTVHTLALKRGSALAEKLLLQEDVPLPDATAVAEMIEASRKGARAMGMTPYYLYRQKQMAGQFENIGYAKTGSECAYNIRVIEERQSILGIGPHATSKIVEPDGYRLHNCYHAKQVDCYIRDIDRYIANREDAFMRLAERK
- the aspS gene encoding aspartate--tRNA ligase, which codes for MLDTMTGWVRTHSCNDLRENHQGQEVILCGWAARRRDHGGLIFVDLRDRSGMVQLVFAPEVGEEAFRKAETVRSEFVLAVKGEVRNRDAATVNSNMDTGAIEVFCRELRILNAAKTPPFYIQDDVDVDEMVRLKYRYLDLRRPEMQRNLMLRHRVTKAMRDFFDNQGFCEVETPMLTKSSPEGARDYLVPSRVNPGRFYALPQSPQLFKQLLMVAGMEKYFQIVRCFRDEDLRADRQPEFTQLDVEMSFIDREQILSMMERLVAHLFQEALGESIAAPMLRMTYDEAMSRYGSDKPDLRFGMELINVSEVVSGSNFKVFESVLQNGGQVKAINVKGYASIPRRELDGLVDFVAPYGAKGLAWMCFQAEGIKSPIAKFFSEDMLAELAKVTGAVEGDLLLMVADKPSVVANALGHLRLEMAKRLNLIDENKLCFLWVVDFPMFEYDEEEKRWVAMHHPFTSPRDEDIEFLESDPGRIYAKAYDMVLNGTEIGGGSIRIYQSQIQEKVFKAIGLTPEEAYSKFGYLLDAFEYGAPPHGGIAFGLDRLVMLMAKRPSIRDVIAFPKTQSASCAMTQAPSDVSERQLRELHIKSTVIAKN
- the hisS gene encoding histidine--tRNA ligase, whose amino-acid sequence is MLTSAPRGTKDILPAASAQWQELEKIIRQLCSRFGYQEIRTPVFEHTELFIRGIGETTDVVEKEMYTFTDRGERSLTLRPENTASVVRAYLENKLYGEAEQPTKLFYLGPMFRYDRPQAGRYRQFHQFGVEVLGAAAPTVDAEAIALAIHLFQGLGLTELTLFINSVGCPTCRPAYREALQSYLRPQLDSLCSDCKSRFDRNPMRILDCKSEACRQASQGAPQMLECLCPECHDHFTGLKALLEAADISYSINTNLVRGLDYYTKTAFEIQYAPLGAQSAVCGGGRYDGLVSQCGGPDTPGIGFAVGLERLLLALEKQDLLPATTRHSDVFIAPLGKEQTPPAFALLLQLRKEGLTADMDFLGRSLKAQLKQANRQKARFALLLGEEECASQQVQLKDLETGEQRLVSAKEAIGAIKEEMGE